A genomic window from Gossypium hirsutum isolate 1008001.06 chromosome D12, Gossypium_hirsutum_v2.1, whole genome shotgun sequence includes:
- the LOC121224299 gene encoding eyes absent homolog isoform X2, whose translation MNNQITNVYIWDMDETLILLKSLLNGSYAEAFAGLKDAQKGVEIGKMWEKHILQISDDFFFYEQIENCNKPFLEALSKYDDGQDLSDYDFNQDGFSPPHDDLNKRKLAYRHRLIANKYKQGLHNILDPEMMDLWDALYKMTDEYTDGWLSSARALLEQCLAGNEDPTICNTVAGGVVRSNATGSRHINVLVTSGSLIPSLVKCLLFRLDNLISHENVYSSWDVGKLQCFQWIKERFDNRNTRFCAIGDGWEECEAAQTMNWPFIKVDLRPNSSHRFPGLTLRTVGFYFSIVYGNPDSENDDD comes from the exons ATGAATAATCAGATAACAAATGTATACATATGGGACATGGATGAAACCCTTATATTGCTCAAGTCTTTGTTGAATGGTTCTTATGCTGAGGCTTTCGCGGGTTTAAAAGATGCTCAGAAAGGTGTTGAAATTGGAAAGATGTGGGAGAAACATATTCTTCAAATTTCTGATGATTTTTTCTTCTATGAGCAA ATTGAAAACTGCAATAAGCCTTTCCTTGAGGCCTTGAGCAAATATGATGATGGGCAGGATCTGTCTGattatgattttaatcaagatggtTTTAGTCCTCCACATGATGATCTCAACAAAAGGAAACTAGCATACAGGCATCGACTCATAGCCAACAAGTATAAACAA GGTTTACACAATATTTTGGACCCGGAGATGATGGATCTCTGGGATGCATTGTACAAAATGACCGATGAGTATACAGATGGGTGGCTTTCCTCTG cacGGGCACTCTTGGAGCAGTGTTTAGCTGGGAATGAAGATCCTACTATTTGTAATACCGTTGCTGGTGGGGTTGTCAGATCTAATGCTACAGGGTCCCGGCACATAAATGTTTTGGTGACTTCTGGGTCTTTGATTCCTAGCCTTGTTAAATGTCTACTCTTTCGACTTGACAATTTGATATCGCATGAAAATG TTTACAGTTCATGGGATGTGGGGAAACTACAATGTTTCCAGTGGATCAAGGAACGTTTTGACAATCGAAATACCCGCTTTTGTGCAATTGGAGATGGATGGGAAGAGTGCGAGGCTGCACAAACCATGAATTGGCCTTTTATCAAGGTAGACCTGCGGCCCAATAGTTCTCACAGGTTTCCGGGCCTCACACTTAGAACAGTAGGTTTCTATTTCTCTATTGTGTATGGGAACCCTGATTCAGAAAATGATGATGACtaa
- the LOC107946740 gene encoding protein LOL1 — translation MPVPLAPYPTPPAPYTPPAANGAQSQLVCSGCRNLLLYPVGATSVCCAVCNAVTAVPPPGTEMAQLVCGGCHTLLMYIRGATSVQCSCCHTVNLALEANQVAHVNCGNCRMLLMYQYGARSVKCAVCNFVTSVGGSASAAEQKFNS, via the exons ATGCCAGTTCCCCTTGCGCCATATCCCACACCTCCAGCACCCTACACTCCTCCTGCTGCCAATG GTGCTCAAAGCCAACTTGTGTGTTCCGGTTGTCGAAATTTATTGCTCTATCCAGTTGGAGCAACCTCTGTGTGTTGTGCTGTTTGCAATGCAGTAACAGCAGTGCCGCCTCCCG GCACAGAAATGGCACAGTTGGTTTGCGGAGGCTGTCATACCTTATTAATGTACATCCGCGGAGCAACAAGCGTTCAATGTTCGTGTTGTCACACTGTCAATCTGGCCTTGGAAG CAAATCAGGTGGCACATGTAAATTGTGGGAACTGCAGGATGTTACTAATGTACCAGTATGGAGCGAGATCCGTAAAATGTGCAGTTTGCAATTTTGTGACATCAGTTGGG GGCTCAGCTAGTGCTGCTGAACAGAAGTTCAACAGCTGA
- the LOC121224299 gene encoding eyes absent homolog isoform X1 translates to MNNQITNVYIWDMDETLILLKSLLNGSYAEAFAGLKDAQKGVEIGKMWEKHILQISDDFFFYEQVCLEIENCNKPFLEALSKYDDGQDLSDYDFNQDGFSPPHDDLNKRKLAYRHRLIANKYKQGLHNILDPEMMDLWDALYKMTDEYTDGWLSSARALLEQCLAGNEDPTICNTVAGGVVRSNATGSRHINVLVTSGSLIPSLVKCLLFRLDNLISHENVYSSWDVGKLQCFQWIKERFDNRNTRFCAIGDGWEECEAAQTMNWPFIKVDLRPNSSHRFPGLTLRTVGFYFSIVYGNPDSENDDD, encoded by the exons ATGAATAATCAGATAACAAATGTATACATATGGGACATGGATGAAACCCTTATATTGCTCAAGTCTTTGTTGAATGGTTCTTATGCTGAGGCTTTCGCGGGTTTAAAAGATGCTCAGAAAGGTGTTGAAATTGGAAAGATGTGGGAGAAACATATTCTTCAAATTTCTGATGATTTTTTCTTCTATGAGCAAGTATGTCTTGAG ATTGAAAACTGCAATAAGCCTTTCCTTGAGGCCTTGAGCAAATATGATGATGGGCAGGATCTGTCTGattatgattttaatcaagatggtTTTAGTCCTCCACATGATGATCTCAACAAAAGGAAACTAGCATACAGGCATCGACTCATAGCCAACAAGTATAAACAA GGTTTACACAATATTTTGGACCCGGAGATGATGGATCTCTGGGATGCATTGTACAAAATGACCGATGAGTATACAGATGGGTGGCTTTCCTCTG cacGGGCACTCTTGGAGCAGTGTTTAGCTGGGAATGAAGATCCTACTATTTGTAATACCGTTGCTGGTGGGGTTGTCAGATCTAATGCTACAGGGTCCCGGCACATAAATGTTTTGGTGACTTCTGGGTCTTTGATTCCTAGCCTTGTTAAATGTCTACTCTTTCGACTTGACAATTTGATATCGCATGAAAATG TTTACAGTTCATGGGATGTGGGGAAACTACAATGTTTCCAGTGGATCAAGGAACGTTTTGACAATCGAAATACCCGCTTTTGTGCAATTGGAGATGGATGGGAAGAGTGCGAGGCTGCACAAACCATGAATTGGCCTTTTATCAAGGTAGACCTGCGGCCCAATAGTTCTCACAGGTTTCCGGGCCTCACACTTAGAACAGTAGGTTTCTATTTCTCTATTGTGTATGGGAACCCTGATTCAGAAAATGATGATGACtaa
- the LOC107946741 gene encoding ferredoxin C 2, chloroplastic produces MRPVSMELVVPCNSCTSLHRKPPLHPRVSSLKRSAFSLKCRRTTTSELQSPVSVTCRDGSLSPSIPTHKVTVHDRFRGVVHEFVVPEDQYILHTAESQNITLPFACRHGCCTSCAVRVKSGQIRQPEALGISAELKAKGYALLCVGFPSSDVEVETQDEDEVYWLQFGRYFARGPIERDDYALELALGDE; encoded by the exons ATGAGACCGGTATCAATGGAACTTGTGGTTCCCTGCAATTCCTGCACTTCACTCCACCGGAAACCGCCTCTTCACCCGCGAGTCTCATCTCTGAAACGCAGTGCTTTTTCCTTGAAATGCCGACGCACAACTACATCAGAGCTCCAGTCTCCGGTGAGCGTTACCTGCCGGGACGGTAGTCTTTCCCCTTCCATTCCAACTCATAAAGTCACCGTCCACGACAGATTTCGAGGTGTCGTTCACGAATTTGTTGTTCCTGAG GACCAATACATATTACATACGGCTGAATCTCAAAACATTACGCTTCCATTTGCATGCAGGCACG GTTGTTGTACTAGCTGTGCCGTCCGTGTAAAGTCTGGACAAATAAGACAGCCTGAAGCTCTTGGGATATctgctgaattgaaagcaaag GGATATGCACTTCTTTGTGTGGGGTTTCCATCGTCTGATGTTGAAGTGGAAACACAAGATGAAGATGAG GTGTATTGGCTTCAATTTGGAAGATATTTTGCTCGAGGACCAATT GAAAGGGATGACTATGCGTTGGAGCTAGCCCTGGGTGATGAATAA
- the LOC107946737 gene encoding aluminum-activated malate transporter 12 — translation MATKVHVGMETEMNGNGVPETFKNNWKKRLIEFSGKMKRSPGWLWRTIWKVGREDPRRMIHAFKVGLSLTLVSLLYLMEPLFKGIGTNAIWAVMTVVVVLEFTAGATLCKGLNRGLGTVLAGSLAFLIEFIATKSGKAFRAVFIGAAVFLIGTTATYMRFFPYIKKNYDYGVVIFLLTFNLITVSSYRVENVLKIAHDRFYTIVIGCGICLFMSLLVFPIWSGEDLHNSTVGKLEGLAKSIEACVNEYFNDSELKENQEKSSEDPIYKGYKAVLDSKSTDETLALYASWEPRHSRHCYRFPWQQYVKVGAVLRQFGYTVVALHGCLLTEIQTPRSVRALFKDPCIRLAGEVTKALMELANSIRNRRHCSPGILSDHLHEALQDLNTAIKSQPRLFLGSNNNQANNMLALAAAHAARQNKPENDRHGVSLSSVKTDSSALMEWKTKRASEQAKENERKVLRPQLSKIAITSLEFSEALPFAAFASLLVEIVARLDNVIEEVEELGRIACYKEYNPEDDEIIVKCEKPPVDVAKNQLPTHASD, via the exons ATGGCTACCAAAGTGCATGTGGGAATGGAAACGGAAATGAACGGAAATGGTGTACCTGAAACGTTTAAGAACAACTGGAAGAAACGCCTTATTGAATTTTCCGGGAAAATGAAGAGATCTCCAGGTTGGTTGTGGCGAACCATTTGGAAAGTTGGTCGAGAAGATCCTAGAAGGATGATTCATGCTTTCAAGGTTGGTTTGTCTTTGACGCTAGTCTCCCTCTTGTATCTGATGGAGCCATTGTTCAAAGGGATTGGAACAAATGCCATTTGGGCCGTCATGACTGTGGTTGTCGTGCTGGAATTCACTGCAG GTGCAACTTTATGCAAAGGCTTGAACAGGGGATTAGGGACTGTATTGGCCGGATCATTAGCATTTCTCATCGAGTTCATTGCAACAAAATCCGGAAAGGCTTTTCGAGCTGTGTTCATCGGAGCTGCGGTTTTTCTGATAG GAACTACTGCCACATACATGAGATTCTTTCCCTATATAAAGAAAAACTATGACTATGGTGTTGTGATATTCCTCTTGACATTCAATTTGATCACTGTGTCAAGCTACCGAGTCGAAAACGTGTTAAAGATCGCACATGATCGGTTCTACACCATTGTCATCGGCTGTGGCATTTGTCTTTTCATGAGCCTTCTGGTATTTCCAATTTGGTCAGGTGAAGACCTCCATAATTCCACTGTTGGCAAGCTTGAAGGGCTAGCTAAATCTATAGAAG CTTGTGTTAATGAGTACTTCAATGATTCTGAGCTAAAAGAAAACCAAGAAAAATCATCAGAGGATCCCATCTACAAAGGTTACAAGGCAGTTTTGGATTCCAAATCTACTGATGAAACGCTG GCATTATATGCAAGTTGGGAACCGAGGCATTCAAGGCACTGTTACAGATTTCCATGGCAACAATATGTGAAAGTGGGAGCTGTTCTTCGCCAATTTGGATATACAGTCGTTGCTTTGCATGGGTGCTTGCTAACTGAAATTCAG ACCCCACGATCTGTCCGTGCTCTCTTCAAAGACCCTTGTATTCGACTAGCTGGAGAAGTAACCAAAGCATTAATGGAACTCGCAAACAGCATCAGAAACCGTCGCCATTGCTCCCCTGGAATACTCTCCGATCATCTTCACGAAGCTTTACAAGACCTTAATACTGCCATAAAATCCCAACCAAGGCTCTTCTTAGGATCCAACAATAACCAAGCCAACAACATGCTAGCATTAGCAGCTGCACATGCTGCTCGTCAGAATAAGCCAGAGAATGACAGACATGGAGTTTCATTATCAAGTGTAAAAACAGACTCGTCCGCATTGATGGAATGGAAAACAAAAAGGGCTAGTGAACAAGCTAAAGAGAATGAAAGGAAGGTATTGAGACCGCAGTTGAGCAAAATCGCAATAACTAGCCTGGAGTTCTCGGAAGCACTCCCTTTTGCTGCTTTTGCATCATTGCTAGTGGAGATTGTAGCAAGGCTTGATAATGTGATTGAAGAAGTTGAAGAATTGGGGAGGATAGCTTGCTACAAGGAATACAATCCTGAGGATGATGAAATCATTGTGAAATGCGAAAAACCACCGGTGGATGTTGCTAAGAATCAGCTGCCAACCCATGCATCGGATTAA
- the LOC107946738 gene encoding MND1-interacting protein 1 has translation MGCTRDKHIRSARRTRSVKHETDPCCLLDKASISKSILESGIKPLSYHLGVNDSTQSPNLNPNNNANANFNDHGWGYCTEEELEEILLKNLEFLYNEAITKLISLGYDEDVALKAILRNGHCYGGMDVLTNILHNSLAYLNSSCDNSNGSNSEESESGFPDLRQLEEYSLAGMICLLQQVRPHLSKGDAMWCLLMSDLHVGRASTMEIPSLPSPNGCSPVSNTLESVDNNGVGVVSPALCRFHGGWGFGNGGDFAVNGLFSCGAEMTLQRDIECPKRFNLSPSMKSLLKKNVAIFAASFRANSKQMQTQNQACVGTLSSGDAPLAVAGDEVSAEKSEESQNLMSQDGVNSVLSKFRDLNIDENLERAGEDQKSEMIISLLHQIKDLEKQVKERKDWAHQKAMQAARKLSSDLTELKMLRMEREEMQRMKKGKHTIEDSTMKRLSEMENALRKASGQVDRANAAVRRLETENAEIRAEMEASKLSASVSVTTCLEVAKREKKCLKKLLAWEKQKAKLQDEIADEKDKIKDLQRCLARVEQDQKETELKWREELKSKELALAQVEEERCSKEAAEASNKRKLEALRLKIEIDFQRHRDDHQRLEQELSRLKLSAQSTELNHQSDNLLTGKSEGTKPQGETIAKLLNELDKLEDSSEKEVNGDRECIICSKDEVSIVFLPCAHQVLCANCNDSYGKKGKATCPCCQVPIEQRIRVFGASS, from the exons ATGGGTTGCACTAGAGACAAGCATATACGGTCGGCCCGAAGGACCCGATCGGTGAAACACGAAACCGATCCTTGCTGTCTTCTTGACAAAGCTTCGATATCCAAATCCATACTTGAATCGGGTATCAAACCCTTGAGTTACCATTTGGGTGTAAATGATTCGACCCAAAGCCCTAATCTTAACCCTAATAACAACGCCAATGCTAATTTTAATGATCATGGTTGGGGGTATTGCACTGAGGAAGAATTAGAGGAAATTTTGTTGAAAAACCTGGAATTTTTGTACAATGAAGCGATAACTAAGCTTATATCGTTAGGTTACGATGAGGATGTTGCATTAAAGGCTATTTTGAGAAATGGGCATTGCTATGGTGGAATGGATGTCTTGACTAATATTTTGCACAATTCATTGGCTTATTTGAACAGTAGTTGTGATAATAGTAATGGGAGTAATTCGGAGGAATCCGAGTCTGGTTTTCCAGATTTGAGGCAATTGGAGGAATATTCGCTGGCCGGTATGATTTGTTTGTTGCAGCAAGTTAGGCCACATTTGAGTAAAGGTGATGCTATGTGGTGTTTACTTATGAGTGATCTTCATGTAGGTAGGGCTAGTACGATGGAGATTCCATCACTTCCTTCTCCTAATGGGTGTAGTCCGGTTTCAAATACCCTAGAGAGTGTTGATAATAACGGGGTTGGTGTTGTTTCACCAGCACTGTGTAGATTTCATGGTGGTTGGGGGTTTGGGAATGGAGGTGACTTTGCAGTGAATGGGTTGTTTTCCTGTGGTGCTGAAATGACTTTGCAGAGGGATATTGAGTGTCCTAAGAGGTTCAACCTTTCACCTTCAATGAAGTCTTTGTTGAAAAAGAACGTTGCTATCTTTGCTGCAAGTTTTCGAGCCAATTCAAAACAAATGCAGACACAAAATCAGGCATGTGTGGGCACATTGTCTAGTGGGGATGCCCCTCTGGCTGTTGCTGGGGATGAGGTTTCTGCTGAGAAATCAGAGGAGTCACAGAATTTGATGAGCCAGGATGGGGTTAATTCAGTATTGAGTAAATTTCGTGATTTGAATATTGATGAGAATTTAGAGCGTGCTGGGGAAGATCAGAAAAGTGAGATGATAATTTCTCTGCTTCATCAGATTAAGGATCTTGAGAAGCAAGTGAAAGAGAGGAAGGACTGGGCTCACCAAAAGGCAATGCAGGCCGCAAGAAAGCTTAGTAGTGATCTAACAGAGCTTAAAATGTTGAGGATGGAAAGAGAAGAGATGCAGCGGATGAAGAAAGGGAAACACACAATAGAGGACTCAACCATGAAAAGGTTGTCAGAGATGGAGAATGCCCTGAGGAAGGCTAGTGGACAGGTGGATCGGGCAAATGCAGCTGTGAGACGGCTTGAGACTGAGAATGCAGAAATCAGAGCTGAGATGGAGGCGTCTAAATTAAGTGCATCAGTATCAGTCACAACATGTCTGGAGGTtgcaaaaagagagaaaaagtgcCTGAAGAAGCTTTTGGCTTGGGAGAAACAGAAAGCTAAGTTACAGGATGAAATTGCTGATGAAAAGGATAAGATTAAAGATCTGCAACGATGCTTAGCTCGAGTAGAGCAGGATCAGAAAGAAACAGAG TTAAAATGGAGAGAGGAGTTAAAGTCCAAAGAACTTGCCTTGGCTCAAGTTGAGGAGGAACGATGCTCCAAGGAAGCAGCTGAGGCAAGCAATAAAAGGAAGCTTGAAGCTTTGCGCTTGAAGATAGAGATTGACTTTCAGCGTCATAGGGATGATCACCAACGTCTTGAGCAGGAGCTATCCCGTCTGAAACTATCTGCTCAATCTACTGAGTTGAATCATCAGTCCGATAATTTACTCACAGGAAAGTCAGAAGGGACAAAACCCCAGGGAGAAACTATTGCTAAGTTGCTTAATGAATTAGATAAGCTAGAGGATTCTTCTGAGAAAGAAGTTAACGGTGATAGAGAATGCATAATATGTTCAAAAGATGAAGTCTCTATTGTATTCCTGCCTTGTGCGCACCAGGTTCTATGTGCTAATTGCAATGACAGTTATGGGAAGAAGGGTAAAGCTACTTGTCCATGCTGTCAGGTGCCGATTGAACAGAGGATTCGTGTTTTTGGTGCTAGTTCATAG